The window TCGACCACAGTACCTTGCGCCGGCCCAGCTTGTCGGCCAGCGCGCCGATCTGTGCCGAGCTGTAGATGCCCGACAGGTAGACGATCGACAGCAGGCCGACGAACGCCTGGCTCAGGCCGTAGGGCTCGGCCAGCAGGCGATAGCCGATGTAGTTGAACAGGGTCACGAAGGCGCCCATCAGCAGGAACGCCTCAAGGAACAGCCAGGGCAGGCCGGCATCGCGGAAGTGGAGGGTGAAGCCGCTGATCAGGTTGCGGGTGTTGAGCTTGCTCGGGCGGAAGTTGCGCGATTCCGGCAGGATCCGCCAGAACACCGTCGCGGCGATCAGCGCCAGGCCGCCGATGACCAGCAGCGCGGTGTGCCAGCTGACGAAGTCGATCAGCACGCCGATGATCAGCCGTCCGCTCATCCCGCCGATGGCGTTGCCGCCGATATACAGGCCCATGGCGAAGCCGATGTGCTGGGGATGGATCTCTTCGCTCAGGTAGGTCATGCCCACTGCCGCCAGGCCGCTCAGCGACAGGCCCACCAGGGCCCGCATGAGCAGCACGCCCTGCCAGTTGGGCATGAAGGCGCCGAGAAGGGTGAACAGCGCGGCACTGAACAGCGCCACCACCATCACCGGCTTGCGCCCGAGGCTGTCGGAAATCGGTCCGGTGATCAGCAGGCCGATCGCCAGCATCGCCGTGGCCACCGACAGGATCAGGCTGCTCCGGGCGGCGTTGATCCCATATTCCTTCGAGAGCACCGGCATCATCGGCTGCACGCAGTAGAGCAGGGCGAAGGTCGCGAAACCGCCGGAAAACAGCGCCAGCACGGTGCGCATGAACGCCGGGGTGCCTTTCTCGATGTAGGTGTCGCTGGGGCGGGGGGGCGTATCGTTCGATACATCGGGGGGGATTTCGTGGGCGAGCGGGGCAACAGCAGTTTTCACGGTGGACCTCGGAAGGTGCATTCGGTCAGGCAGTGAAAAAATCATATAGCTGGCTAAATATTCTTTCCAATATATTGTTCGACCTGTTTGATATGTTAAACGAATCAATGAGGTCTCCATGGAATTGCGTCACCTGCGCTACTTCATCGCTGTGGCCGAGGAGTTGCATTTTGGCCGCGCCGCAGAGCTGCTGGGCATCTCCCAGCCACCGCTGAGCCAGCAGATCCAGGCGCTGGAGCAGGAACTGGGCGCGCGCCTGTTCGAACGTACCAATCGTCGGGTCGAGCTCAGCGAGGCCGGTCGGTTGTTCCTCGAAGAAGCCCGGCTGGTGCTGGCGCAGGTCGACAAGGCGGCGGATGTGGCCCGGCGGGCCCAGTTGGGTGAGCTGGGCGAGCTGAAGATCGGTTTCACCTCGTCGGCGCCGTTCAACTCGACGATTCCCCAGGTGATTTTCTCGTTCCGCCAGTCCTATCCGGCGGTGCACCTGAACCTGCGGGAAATGAGCAGCAAGATGGTCGCCGACGCGTTGATGGACGAGTCGATCGAGGTCGGCCTGATGCGTCCGTTGCCGCTGCCCGATGCCCTGCATGTCGTCGAGTTGATGCGTGAACCGCTGGTGGCGGTGCTTAGCGCCAAGCATCCGCTGGCCAGTGGCAGCGAGGCGGGGCTGTACCTCTCGGAACTGGCTCAGGAACCTTTCGTGTTCTTTCCACGCAGCTACGGCAGCGGCCTGTATGCGCAGTTGATGACGCTGGCGCGCCAGGCCGGCTTCAGCCCGCACTTCGCCCAGGAAGCGGGCGAGGCCATGACCATCATTGGCCTGGTGGCGGCAGGTCTTGGCGTGTCGGTGTTACCGGCCTCCTACCAGCGCATCCGTATCGATGGCGTGGTCTACCGGCGCCTGCTCGACCCGGACGCGATCTCGTCGGTATGGCTGGTGCAGCGCAAGGACCAGAAGTCACCGATGGCCAAGGCGTTTGTCGAGTTGCTGACGCAGCGGTTGTAGACCGGGTAGCTCGTCATTTCAGATGTACCGGGTTGTCTGGTTCTGGGTCCGCTTCGCGGCCCGGCGCGGGCAAGCCCGCTCACCACAATAGGGTGTTGCTCCTCACTGATCGTGCCATTCAGGAAATGTCTCGTGAGTGAAGGGCGAGGTCTTCCAACTGAGACAAGGGCTTGCGAGCGAAGTACCGACCTCGTGGCGAGTGGGCTTGCCCACGCTCGGCTGCGTAGCAGTCGTAAAACCAGGCGGCTCGTTTTGTCAGGTTTAACGAGTCACCTGCTTTTGGGTCCGCTTCGCGGCCCGGCGCGGGCAAGC of the Pseudomonas vanderleydeniana genome contains:
- a CDS encoding MFS transporter, with protein sequence MPPDVSNDTPPRPSDTYIEKGTPAFMRTVLALFSGGFATFALLYCVQPMMPVLSKEYGINAARSSLILSVATAMLAIGLLITGPISDSLGRKPVMVVALFSAALFTLLGAFMPNWQGVLLMRALVGLSLSGLAAVGMTYLSEEIHPQHIGFAMGLYIGGNAIGGMSGRLIIGVLIDFVSWHTALLVIGGLALIAATVFWRILPESRNFRPSKLNTRNLISGFTLHFRDAGLPWLFLEAFLLMGAFVTLFNYIGYRLLAEPYGLSQAFVGLLSIVYLSGIYSSAQIGALADKLGRRKVLWSMILIMLLGIALTLATPLPVVIGGVLLFTFGFFGAHSVASSWIGRRALKAKGQASSLYLFCYYAGSSVAGTLGGVAWHYGAWNGIGLFIGSLLLVALLVALKLARLPVLASNQAA
- a CDS encoding LysR family transcriptional regulator — protein: MELRHLRYFIAVAEELHFGRAAELLGISQPPLSQQIQALEQELGARLFERTNRRVELSEAGRLFLEEARLVLAQVDKAADVARRAQLGELGELKIGFTSSAPFNSTIPQVIFSFRQSYPAVHLNLREMSSKMVADALMDESIEVGLMRPLPLPDALHVVELMREPLVAVLSAKHPLASGSEAGLYLSELAQEPFVFFPRSYGSGLYAQLMTLARQAGFSPHFAQEAGEAMTIIGLVAAGLGVSVLPASYQRIRIDGVVYRRLLDPDAISSVWLVQRKDQKSPMAKAFVELLTQRL